One window from the genome of Pyrus communis chromosome 16, drPyrComm1.1, whole genome shotgun sequence encodes:
- the LOC137719914 gene encoding uncharacterized protein — MGSISHPPHFDGDNYAAWKAKMKSFLWAQDDKVWLAVEEGWEPPTIEETEGKRESSVSMSKLKPRKEWSNDERSSSTFNQRALNALFTAVSPEQFNYISKCTTAKEAWGILEVTHEGNSTVKESKLQHLITKFENITMTDDEGFSDFYAKLSVIVNGCHNLGDSIPEHRIVKKILRSLPMRFHAKRTAIEESKDLNTYKLEQLIGSLQTYELELPDSKKMKGIALKTVKEEESDGSIEDLSEDELVELTMQIRRFLKSQNFKGREQRTNLGLNSKNFRSLDVSHDKASRSSRTSEHRSSNSKVQCHECQGYGHIASECANTIKRKEKKNRVMKVTWSDSDLGDASTSESENDTIAFIGTIDGYDTEDSFVEEPDLDEVLRKYSDLYDISVQVKKDNSNLKKKLALVESEKKEAEVEHQSQLDNGEKLCESLLEKIHILQTTISILTSDKKALEDEQVEMKKKVQELSIGSKKIDKMLSYGKNFGDKGGLGFEYAKTTSSSVTRFVKASDTPNLKVGDDKCLGLTSIFANVSNPVKTSVNPNKHKQSRKFIPICHFCGIPGHIRPKCNKLKKKNSSQEKVSRNFEKANLKKQFVTYLKEINRIARIISVPSTVVPKVRQVWRRKENQNTVLVNLSPPSSCLY, encoded by the coding sequence ATGGGTTCAATTTCTCATCCACCACATTTTGATGGTGATAACTATGCTGCGTGGAAGGCGAAAATGAAATCGTTTTTGTGGGCGCAAGATGACAAGGTGTGGCTTGCTGTTGAAGAAGGTTGGGAACCTCCGACGATTGAAGAAACTGAAGGTAAAAGAGAGTCATCTGTGTCTATGTCTAAGCTTAAGCCTAGGAAAGAATGGAGCAATGATGAGCGTAGCTCTAGCACCTTTAACCAAAGGGCTTTGAATGCTTTATTCACTGCCGTTTCGCCTGAACAATTCAATTACATAAGTAAGTGTACAACGGCAAAAGAAGCTTGGGGCATtcttgaagttactcatgaGGGTAACTCAACTGTTAAAGAATCCAAGCTTCAACATCTCATCACAAAATTCGAAAATATCACAATGACTGATGATGAGGGTTTCTCTGACTTTTATGCTAAGCTTAGCGTAATTGTCAATGGCTGCCACAATCTTGGTGATAGTATTCCAGAGCATAGGATTGTGAAAAAGATCTTAAGATCACTTCCTATGAGATTTCATGCTAAGAGGACAGCAATTGAGGAATCGAAAGATCTAAACACCTACAAGCTTGAGCAATTGATTGGGTCTCTGCAAACGTATGAGTTAGAGCTTCCTGATTCCAAGAAGATGAAAGGCATTGCCCTCAAAActgtcaaagaagaagaaagtgatgGCTCAATTGAAGACTTGTCTGAAGATGAATTAGTTGAATTAACCATGCAAATTAGAAGGTTTCTCAAGTCTCAAAATTTCAAGGGTCGTGAGCAACGAACCAACTTAGGTTTGAACTCAAAAAACTTTCGTTCTCTAGATGTCTCACATGACAAAGCCTCTAGATCATCTAGAACTAGTGAACATAGGAGTTCTAACAGTAAAGTTCAGTGCCATGAGTGTCAAGGCTATGGACACATTGCTTCTGAATGTGCAAACACTATtaagagaaaagagaagaagaatagGGTAATGAAGGTCACTTGGAGCGATAGTGATTTAGGAGATGCATCTACATCGGAATCTGAGAACGATACGATTGCGTTTATAGGAACTATTGATGGATATGACACAGAAGATTCATTTGTTGAAGAACCTGACTTGGACGAAGTCTTGAGAAAATATTCTGATCTCTATGACATCAGTGTGCAAGTAAAGAAGGATAATTCTAACTTAAAGAAGAAACTTGCACTTGTTGaaagtgaaaagaaagaagCTGAAGTTGAGCATCAATCTCAGTTGGACAATGGAGAGAAACTGTGCGAGTCATTGTTAGAGAAAATACATATTCTCCAAACCACAATAAGCATTCTCACGTCTGATAAGAAAGCTCTTGAGGATGAACAGgttgagatgaaaaaaaaagttcaggAATTAAGCATAGgttcaaaaaaaattgacaagatGCTTAGCTATGGAAAGAATTTTGGAGACAAAGGAGGTCTAGGATTTGAGTATGCAAAGACTACAAGTTCTTCTGTCACAAGATTTGTCAAAGCCTCTGATACTCCTAACTTGAAAGTAGGTGACGATAAATGTTTAGGTCTTACGTCAATCTTTGCAAATGTGTCAAATCCTGTTAAGACTTCAGTTAATCCTAACAAACACAAACAATCTAGGAAGTTCATTCCTATATGTCATTTTTGTGGGATTCCTGGTCACATCCGGCCTAAGTGCAATAagcttaaaaagaaaaattcttcTCAAGAAAAAGTTTCAAGGAACTTTGAAAAAGCAAATCTTAAGAAACAATTTGTGACTTATTTGAAAGAGATTAATCGGATAGCAAGAATAATATCTGTTCCGAGTACGGTAGTTCCAAAAGTGAGACAAGTttggagaagaaaagagaatcAAAATACTGTACTTGTCAATTTATCTCCACCTTCAAGTTGTTTATATTGA